A section of the Spirochaetota bacterium genome encodes:
- the aroA gene encoding 3-phosphoshikimate 1-carboxyvinyltransferase has translation MLSFKGNDVRISSVDHYIDKSLTVPGSKSITNRVLLVSALNSNRVKLKNVLISDDTTHMLNSLQLLGFKVIKEVYSKNMDYPEIRDFIDFIQSRCVDSLVVEIGGGAEFETGDVKSLFTGNSGTTMRFLCSFLPLLKGEFVLDGDARMRERPISDLTKALRQLGIQIEDNNGFPPVRILSNGIVYGGEVNISGRISSQYISSIMMSAPYYRQGVKINIVDELVSKPFVDMTSSLMSQFGVKVSNQEYRLISIPRGEYSRSADFFVEPDLTNAFYFLSIPAIIPSRITIFGIGRNTIQGDIKFLDILKEIGCEVVISDRFITVEGSGNPRGIDVDMNDIPDLVQTLAVISLFANRPTSIRNVANLRVKETDRISALCNEIRKLGAGVEEYEDGIKVIPRTSYSPVSISTYNDHRMAMSFALAGLRIDGLVIENYRCTSKTFPSFWDYFEFIYTKHLY, from the coding sequence AAGTATAACGAATAGAGTTTTACTAGTGTCTGCTTTGAATAGTAATAGGGTTAAACTCAAAAACGTTTTGATTTCAGATGATACTACACATATGCTTAACTCTTTGCAGTTATTGGGATTTAAAGTAATTAAGGAAGTTTATTCAAAAAATATGGATTATCCAGAGATAAGAGATTTTATTGACTTTATACAGTCAAGGTGTGTGGATAGCCTAGTCGTTGAGATTGGGGGAGGTGCTGAATTTGAGACAGGTGATGTCAAGAGTCTTTTCACAGGTAATTCTGGAACAACTATGAGGTTTTTATGTAGTTTTTTGCCCCTGTTGAAGGGAGAGTTTGTATTGGATGGTGATGCTAGGATGAGGGAGAGACCTATATCGGACTTGACCAAGGCGTTAAGACAATTAGGAATCCAAATTGAGGATAATAATGGTTTTCCTCCTGTCAGAATATTAAGCAATGGTATAGTTTATGGTGGGGAAGTGAATATTTCGGGTAGGATAAGTAGTCAGTATATATCCTCAATCATGATGTCTGCTCCTTATTACCGTCAAGGAGTTAAAATCAATATAGTGGATGAACTCGTTTCAAAGCCATTTGTAGATATGACATCTAGCCTTATGAGTCAATTCGGTGTTAAGGTTAGCAATCAGGAATACAGACTCATATCTATACCTAGAGGTGAGTATAGTAGGAGTGCGGATTTTTTCGTTGAACCTGACCTTACGAATGCGTTTTACTTTCTGTCAATTCCCGCTATCATTCCTTCTAGGATAACGATATTTGGTATTGGTAGAAATACAATTCAAGGTGATATAAAATTTCTTGACATACTAAAAGAGATCGGTTGTGAAGTTGTAATTAGTGATAGGTTCATAACTGTTGAAGGAAGTGGTAATCCGAGGGGTATTGATGTTGATATGAATGATATTCCTGACCTTGTTCAGACGCTTGCTGTTATATCACTGTTTGCTAACAGACCTACCAGTATAAGGAATGTTGCTAACTTGCGAGTTAAAGAGACGGATAGAATATCTGCTCTGTGTAATGAGATAAGAAAACTCGGTGCTGGAGTTGAAGAATACGAGGATGGAATTAAAGTGATACCAAGGACTTCATACTCTCCAGTCTCTATATCAACATATAACGACCATAGGATGGCTATGAGTTTTGCTCTAGCAGGTTTGAGAATTGATGGACTTGTGATAGAGAACTATAGATGCACTTCAAAAACA